The following nucleotide sequence is from Methanofastidiosum sp..
AAAAAACATTAATTGATTTTTATCAGAAGGGGTATTTATTCAGAGAAAAACACCCCATCCTTTGGTGCCCAAGATGCATGACCGCTTTAGCAAAAGCTGAAGTTGGCTATGAAGAAAAAGATGGAAAACTTTACTATCTCAAACTTCCAGTTGAAGGTGGAAAAGAGCACGTTGAAATTGCGACGACAAGACCAGAGCTAATGCCTTCTTGCGTCGGAGTGTTCTTCAATCCAAAAGACCCTAGATATGAAGCATTCAAGGGCAAGAATGTCATCCTTCCTTTGTTCGACAGAAAGGTACCTATCCTCTCAGATGAAGAAGTTGATATGTCCTTTGGAACAGGCATAGTTTATTGCTGTACTTATGGAGACGAGCAGGATATACTCTGGCAGAAGAAGTATGATCTTGATGTAATTACTTCCATAACGGAGGATGGAAAGCTAAAGGTCGGGAAGGAATATGATGGGCTTCCAGTTAAAGAAGCAAGGAAAATAATAGTTTCTGAATTAAATGATTTAGGCCTTCTCATAAAAGAAGAGAAAATGAAGCACAGGGTATTGCTTCATGTTGAAAGAGGTTCATGCAAATCACCAATTGAGCTCTTACCAATGGAGCAATATTTTATCAATGTAAGGGATTACAAGAAGAACCTTATTGAAAATGGAAGAGAGATAGCTTGGTATCCAGAGTATATGTATGATAGATTCTATGACTGGACCGATTCAATGGACTGGGATTGGATCATTTCAAGACAGAGGGTATTTGGAACACCTATACCTTTCTGGAAGTGCAAAGACTGTGGAGAATTAATGCCTGCAAAAGAGGAATGGCTTCCAGTTGACCCCAGGTTTGATGTGCCAAAAGAAAAATGCAAATGCGGGTCAAATAATTTCATCGGTGAAATAGACGTGTGTGACTGCTGGGTAGATTCATCAGCAACACCTCTTGCAATTTCAATGTATAACAGGGATGAGAACTTTTTCAATAAGACATATCCGGCAACTATAAGGCCACAGGGTTACGAAATCATTAGAACTTGGCTGTTTTACACTTTATTTAGATGTAATCTTATCACAGGTAAGAATCCTTGGAGCGAAACATTAATCCACGGTATGGTTGCAGGTCCCGATGGTAGGAAGATGAGTAAATCTCTTGGAAACGTCATTGAACCTGATGAGCCACTTAGTAAGTACTGTGCCGATGCATTGAGGCAGTGGGCACTTCTTGCTTCTAAGGGTGAAGACTTCCCATTTTCGTGGAAAGAAATTGAGCATGGTAACAGATTTTTAACAAAGTTCTGGAATGTTTCTAGATTCATCGAAATGAATATCTCAGATTCAAATACTAAAAATATTAATCTTGAATCTCTTACAGTACCTGACAAGTGGATTCTATCAAAACTATCTGAGCTAATCAAGATATCTAGAAAAGAACTTGATGACTATAATTTTGCCCCAATCCTAAAGGAGATAAGAACATTTCTTTGGCATGAAGTCGCGGATAACTACATCGAAATAGTCAAATACAGATTGTATAATAATGTCAAAAAGGACGAAGCTGCATTTACATTGAAAACTTTACTTAGA
It contains:
- a CDS encoding valine--tRNA ligase; this encodes MLDKDYDGKQIEKKWQNHWLEKEIFKFNPDKSGEVYVLDTPPPFTSGSLHMGHVMDFTWIDFIQRYKRMRGFNVYCPQGFDCHGLPTELKVEHEFKISKDDKEAFIEKCKEWTAQCVDRMRRQMTDIGYFPDWSRMYLTMKPEYVKLIQKTLIDFYQKGYLFREKHPILWCPRCMTALAKAEVGYEEKDGKLYYLKLPVEGGKEHVEIATTRPELMPSCVGVFFNPKDPRYEAFKGKNVILPLFDRKVPILSDEEVDMSFGTGIVYCCTYGDEQDILWQKKYDLDVITSITEDGKLKVGKEYDGLPVKEARKIIVSELNDLGLLIKEEKMKHRVLLHVERGSCKSPIELLPMEQYFINVRDYKKNLIENGREIAWYPEYMYDRFYDWTDSMDWDWIISRQRVFGTPIPFWKCKDCGELMPAKEEWLPVDPRFDVPKEKCKCGSNNFIGEIDVCDCWVDSSATPLAISMYNRDENFFNKTYPATIRPQGYEIIRTWLFYTLFRCNLITGKNPWSETLIHGMVAGPDGRKMSKSLGNVIEPDEPLSKYCADALRQWALLASKGEDFPFSWKEIEHGNRFLTKFWNVSRFIEMNISDSNTKNINLESLTVPDKWILSKLSELIKISRKELDDYNFAPILKEIRTFLWHEVADNYIEIVKYRLYNNVKKDEAAFTLKTLLRNVIGLISPYTPHITEEIYNEIFSDEGINSIHLTEYPSFEFYDNVAFEKGEILKDITVAIRRYKSDMKIPLNAPVKGAIVYTDKSIEEIKEDISKSMSISNLELKTGKPDIDEKILEVVPRYDIIGPKFGKDVQKIKTLLRDNISKLEEKDQITVDGFELSRDYVERVERE